One part of the Paenibacillus thermoaerophilus genome encodes these proteins:
- a CDS encoding exonuclease domain-containing protein — protein MKQTNGLNGVGRLWQLYKMGGITPAIASVFDARTAQQMAFIRSIMKEQRKNKLYDMPLDSLEVVVFDLETTGFSPYNGDEIISIGAVTVRGDRICEEESFYSLVNPKREVPREIEELTGLTNEMVRRAPDLIEVLHNFLQYVRHRVLVAHGSGHDKHFLNSALWRTSKINLTHRLIDCMLIAKWLEPKRKHYGLDSLLESYGIEVSQRHHALEDSIMTAKLWIKMIRQARERDIPTLGDLYAHLSRYSS, from the coding sequence ATGAAACAAACGAACGGCCTGAACGGCGTCGGCCGGCTGTGGCAGTTGTACAAGATGGGCGGCATTACGCCCGCGATCGCTTCGGTCTTCGATGCAAGGACCGCGCAGCAGATGGCGTTTATCCGCTCGATCATGAAGGAGCAGCGCAAAAACAAGCTGTACGATATGCCGCTGGACAGTCTGGAAGTGGTCGTATTCGATCTGGAGACGACGGGGTTCTCTCCTTATAACGGGGACGAGATTATCTCCATCGGGGCGGTTACCGTCCGGGGCGACCGGATTTGCGAGGAGGAGAGCTTCTACAGCCTTGTCAATCCGAAGCGGGAAGTCCCTAGGGAGATCGAGGAATTGACGGGACTGACCAACGAGATGGTGCGCCGGGCGCCCGATCTGATTGAAGTGCTGCACAACTTCCTCCAATACGTGCGTCACCGGGTGCTCGTCGCCCACGGGTCGGGGCACGACAAGCATTTCCTCAACTCGGCATTGTGGCGAACGTCGAAGATCAATCTGACCCATCGGCTGATCGACTGCATGCTGATCGCGAAGTGGCTGGAACCGAAGCGGAAGCATTACGGGCTGGACTCGCTGCTGGAGAGCTACGGCATCGAGGTGTCGCAGCGGCATCACGCCCTGGAGGATTCGATCATGACCGCGAAGCTGTGGATCAAGATGATCCGCCAAGCCCGCGAGCGCGACATTCCGACGCTCGGCGATCTGTATGCGCATCTCAGCCGGTATAGCTCCTAA